From the Corynebacterium sp. P3-F1 genome, the window GTCCGGCGGTTGCGGCCACACGAGCGGCAAAGCGAGCAGGACGAGTCCGAGCAGGCCCAAAAGGTAGGAGAAGCGGGTGAGTTCGCGGTGGTCGCGCACGATCAGTAGTGTCGCCACCAAGAACAGAATTCCCACTAGCGACCACATCAACTGGCGCGGGGCGAGCCCAAAATCGGTCTCGAGGTCGAGCCGGTAGATTATCACGAGGCCGATCGCGTTGAGCGTCGCCGCTAGCGGCAAAAGCACCTGGTCAGCGTGCGGTGCGGCATAACACATGGCCATATGCGCGATTGCGTACACGCCGATGAAGCCGCCCACGAGCCACAGCATGTCCACTGTGAGCGCGTGGCCCTGCGACAATTCCAGGCCGACGAGCATGAGCAGCAGCAGGGCGGCGGACAGCACGAGCAGGAAGAGTTCCCGGCCGCGGGAGAAGAGCTGGCGCATCTATTTCACCTCCCGGCATTTGCCTGCGTCGGTTTCGTCGACGCAGGGGGGCAAGGCGTCGTCGGCAAGCCGGTTGAGCTGACCCGTGACGTCCGCGTACGTCCCGGTGCCGAGGTTGTGCACGCGCCCTTGAGTGGATTCAGGCAGGTCGGACAAGACGAACACGCGGCAATCACCAGGGACGTCGTTGCTGTCGACGAGCCGGATCTGGTTATCGTCGTTGATGCAGACCTGCTGGACCGGTTTGTGCATGTCACGGCCAAACAGAGTGCTCTTCATGCCTTGCTGGATGACGAATTCGTCCCGGTCGTTGACCGCCACGAAATATGTGTCGGAGCGTGCGGAATCGAACCACCACAGTCCGCCGAGCCCAACTAGAGCGACCGCGAGCACACCGATCACCCACGGCCACACGGAGCGGCGTTGGTGATCCTCCTCATCGTCGGATGCGCGTTCCTCTTTTTTGCTTATCGACGCCCCCTGCGCCCCCTTGTTCCTCTGCGCCCCCATCAGCTTCGCGGCTCGGCCGGCAGCGGTGTCCGGGTGCGTCGGCTCCTCGCCGGTGACCAACGCGCCAGCCATTGCGGAGGCCGCGGGAAGTTCGGGGCAGTCGGGGGAGTCCGAATCCACCACGTCAGCGACGATGACAGTGACGTTGTCCGGGCCGCCGGAGCGGAGCGCAAGCTCGATGAGCCGCGTCACCGCTTGCTCCGGTGTGCCTTCCGCGAGGCTGGTCTCCATCGTGGAGTGGGTGACCGGATCTGACAGGCCGTCGGAGCACAGCATGAAACGGTCGCCCGGCTGAACGGGCAGCAACTCCAGGTGCGGCTCTACTGGCCGGCCGGTGTACGCTTTGAGGATCAGCGACTTCTGCGGGTGCGAAGACACATCCTCCGGCTGTAGTTTGCCCTCGTTGACCAGGGACTGGACAAATGTGTCGTCCTCCGTGATCTGGGTCAGCTCACCGTCGCGGAGCCGGTAGCCACGAGAGTCGCCCACATGGATCAGACCCATATTCCGGCCGTCGAACATCAGGGCAGTGAGCGTGGTGCCCATCCCGTCCTGCTCGGGGTGCTCCGCAATGGAGTCGGAAATCGATGCGTTGGCATCGTCGGCGGCCGCCCCGAGCAGCGCCAGGATATCCGCGTCTTTCGGGTCGCGGTCTAAGTGCTCCATGTGCTCGACCATGAGCTGGGAGGCGACTTCTCCGGCGGCATGGCCCCCCATTCCGTCCGCGAGCAGCAGCAGGTGCGGGCCAGCGTAGGCAGAGTCCTCGTTGTTGTCGCGGACCAGCCCGCGGTCCGACGCGGTGTGGAAGTTGAGCTTCAAGTTCGTCATGGCATCAACCTCACAATCGTGCGCCCCATTTTGATGTCGGTTCCCACTTGGACGCGCTCAGGCTGGTCGATGCGGATTCCGCCGACAAACGTGCCGTTACGGGAGTCCAAGTCTTCCACGAACCAGTCGGATCCGCGGCGGAACAGGCGCGCGTGGCGCGAAGACGCGAAATCATCGCCGAGCACGAAGTCGTTGTCGTCGGCGCGGCCCAACGAGAGATCTTCCACCGTGGAGATATTCATGTGGGAACCGCGCAGAGGCCCTTCGACGACGACGACCTCACGCGCTTTTTCGCGGCGCGTCGACGCGGGAACTAGCGCTCCACCGCTGCGGCGCTGCGCCACCTCGGCGGTTTTGATATCGCGCCGCTGCACCGCGAGCACCACGAAAATGAAGAGCCAGAGAAGAATGAGGAGACCGAAGCGGGCCCCGAGCATCAATGCAGAGTCCATAAATCAGATCGCCACCTTACTGCCTAGCCTGCCCGGACTGCCCTGACTGCTCAGGCTGTTCAGCCGGAGCGCCGTAATCGAGGGCGGAGCCGGGGTAGGGGCGTGTGCCTGCGATACGCACCTCAAGATTCGAATGGCCCACCGTGATCACGTCGCCGTCTGCGAGCTCCCAGTTCTCCACCGGCTGATCGTTGACAGTCGTGCCGTTCGTGGACTGCAGGTCCACCAGGAACGCGGTAGCGCCGTCCCAAATGATCTCCGCGTGCTGGCGGGAAACACCCGTGTCCGGCAACCGGAAGTCGCAATCGTTGGAGCGGCCCAAGATGTTGGAGCCTTCATGCACGGGATACGTGCGTGAAGTTCCGTCCAACAGCAACAGGGTCACGGCGGCGCCGCCTGTGGAAGGGTCACTCGCAGCAGCGGCGGCGGGGGGCTGAGTCATGGGTGCCTCCTGGTGGTGTGGAGAACGGTCCGACAGGATCGCATCGAACCCGCTCTGGACGTCCGGTTCCTCGTCGACGTACGACGACACGCGGAGCTGCCCGGTCCGCAGACCTGACTCCTCCGCGACCCGCACGACGACGGGCCCGTACAGGCCAAGGTTCTGATTACGGATGAAACGTGTGAGCTGGCCGGCGAGGTGAGTGGGCAGATCCGGGTCCTGGGACAAGTTCTCCAAGTCCTTGCTGGACACGCCGATTGCGAAGACATTTGGGGTGATCAACTCGTCGTACTCGTTGTTGAACAACCCGTCCTGTGTCTCCTGCTTCAGCAGCTCCTCCAGCTCGGCGGGCACGACGCGCCCGCCGAAGACCGCGGCAAAGCTATTGTCCAGCCCGCGTTGGAGAGAACTGTCGATCCTGGCCAGCCTGTCCATCATGCCCATCTACCCACACCTCCTTCCAGCGGTACTCCCAGCACTAATGTTTCGACAGACAGTATAGGGTTCAAGGTTCCCACAACATAGCTACTGAGCCGAAAACCGGCATCTGCCAGTGAATTTGGAGGAAGCGGGTGACCGCATGCTATGTTAACTTAGTCGCCCGCCCGGGTGGCGGAATTGGCAGACGCGCTGGCTTCAGGTGCCAGTGTTCGCAAGAACGTGGGGGTTCAAGTCCCCCCCCGGGCACAAACGGCAGGCCCGTCGTTAAAGCAAAACGCTTCTAACGGAGGGCCTTCTTCGGTATCATCTTTCCTGCTCAGAAAGGTAATTTCCGCACAAATCCAGTCCGGCTCCGCGAGCATCGTCGAGGCAGAGTTCACCTTCATCCTCGTCTTCGTGGTGCTCAACGTCGCCACCGCTAACGCGAACGACGATAACTCCTTCTACGGCCTCGCCGTCGGTGCCACCGTCATGACCGGTGCTTTCGCAGTGGGCCCGATCTTCGGCGGCGGCTTCAACCCGGCTGTCGCACTCGGCTTTACGGTCAACGGCAACTTCGGGTGGTCCAACCTGTGGATCTACATCTTCGCACCGTTCGTGGGTGCCGCACTAGCAGCACTGTGCTTCCGTCTGCTCAGCCCCTCCGACCACGAGCACGACCTGCGGGCCTAACACTTAACGCTGCAGCATCCTCGGCATGCCGCCATTACACTGGCCGGCATGCCTGACACCCCCATCCCCGGATATCTCAACGCGATCCTCGACGATGTCCGCGACATCACCGACGGTGAGAACGCTGACTACATCGAAACTCTGCGCAACGCCGACCCGGACAAGCTCGCGCTCGCATTGTGCACGCGCAGCGGCCACCTGTACTCGGTGGGGGACGACGAGTACGAATTCTCCATCCAGTCCATCTCCAAGCCCTTCGTCTACGCCATCGCGCTCGACCAAGGCGGCGTGGAAAACGTGCACAGCGTCGTGGGCATGGAGCCGTCCGGCGAGGCTTTCAACGAGCTTTCGCTTGACGACGAAACCAAGCGCCCCACCAACCCCATGATCAATGCAGGAGCCATTGCGGTGAACCAGCTCGTCGCCGGCACCGACGCCACCGTCGAAGAACGCTCCACCATGGTCTTGGAGGAATTCTCCAAACTGGCCGGACGCCAACTGCGTTTTGACGAAGACATCGTCACCGCCGAGCTCTCCAGCGCCGACCGAAACATGGCGCTGGCCCACATGCTCCGTGAATACCGGATCATCGAGGACGACGTCGACGATGCAGTGACCAGCTACACCCGCCAGTGCTCCATCCTGGTCAACGTGAAAGACCTAGCCGTAATGGCGGCGACCCTTGCCAACGGCGGTATCCAGCCCGTGACGGGGGAGCGGGTGCTCAGCTCCCAGGCATGCCGCCTCACCCAGTCCGTCATGGCGTCCGCCGGCATGTACGACGGCTCCGGCAAATGGATGAGCACGGTCGGCATCCCCGCCAAATCCGGTGTTGCCGGCGGCTTGATCGGCACCCTGCCGGGGCAACTCGGCGCGGCATCGCTGTCCCCGCGCCTCAACGACAAAGGCAATTCGGTCCGTGGCGTGGAAATCTTCCGCCGCCTGTCCAAGACGCTCGGCCTGCACATGATGGGATCCCACTACTACTCCGCGCCGGGCATCCGTTCCGTGCGCCGCGAAGGTGACACCAACGTGGTGGAGTTGCAGGGCATGATCAACTTCACCGCCGCGGAGGCGATCCTCCACGACCTCGTGGAGCGCGATCTCGTCGGCGAGGAGCTCGTTTTGGACTTCTCCCATGTCACCTCGTTCAACCTGGCGGGCCGTCGTCTGATCAAGGAAGGCCTACGCGAGTTCCGCGAAAAGGGATTCGACGTCGCCGTCTACGACCCCGACTCAGCCATGCCGGACTACGAGTTCTCCGACGGCACGCACGTGGAATCCATCCAGGACTTCACCGATTCCTTCACTGTCAGCGTCTCCGCG encodes:
- a CDS encoding PP2C family serine/threonine-protein phosphatase, which translates into the protein MTNLKLNFHTASDRGLVRDNNEDSAYAGPHLLLLADGMGGHAAGEVASQLMVEHMEHLDRDPKDADILALLGAAADDANASISDSIAEHPEQDGMGTTLTALMFDGRNMGLIHVGDSRGYRLRDGELTQITEDDTFVQSLVNEGKLQPEDVSSHPQKSLILKAYTGRPVEPHLELLPVQPGDRFMLCSDGLSDPVTHSTMETSLAEGTPEQAVTRLIELALRSGGPDNVTVIVADVVDSDSPDCPELPAASAMAGALVTGEEPTHPDTAAGRAAKLMGAQRNKGAQGASISKKEERASDDEEDHQRRSVWPWVIGVLAVALVGLGGLWWFDSARSDTYFVAVNDRDEFVIQQGMKSTLFGRDMHKPVQQVCINDDNQIRLVDSNDVPGDCRVFVLSDLPESTQGRVHNLGTGTYADVTGQLNRLADDALPPCVDETDAGKCREVK
- a CDS encoding DUF3662 and FHA domain-containing protein, producing MGMMDRLARIDSSLQRGLDNSFAAVFGGRVVPAELEELLKQETQDGLFNNEYDELITPNVFAIGVSSKDLENLSQDPDLPTHLAGQLTRFIRNQNLGLYGPVVVRVAEESGLRTGQLRVSSYVDEEPDVQSGFDAILSDRSPHHQEAPMTQPPAAAAASDPSTGGAAVTLLLLDGTSRTYPVHEGSNILGRSNDCDFRLPDTGVSRQHAEIIWDGATAFLVDLQSTNGTTVNDQPVENWELADGDVITVGHSNLEVRIAGTRPYPGSALDYGAPAEQPEQSGQSGQARQ
- a CDS encoding aquaporin; its protein translation is MGVQVPPRAQTAGPSLKQNASNGGPSSVSSFLLRKVISAQIQSGSASIVEAEFTFILVFVVLNVATANANDDNSFYGLAVGATVMTGAFAVGPIFGGGFNPAVALGFTVNGNFGWSNLWIYIFAPFVGAALAALCFRLLSPSDHEHDLRA
- a CDS encoding FHA domain-containing protein, producing the protein MDSALMLGARFGLLILLWLFIFVVLAVQRRDIKTAEVAQRRSGGALVPASTRREKAREVVVVEGPLRGSHMNISTVEDLSLGRADDNDFVLGDDFASSRHARLFRRGSDWFVEDLDSRNGTFVGGIRIDQPERVQVGTDIKMGRTIVRLMP